A window of the Candidatus Krumholzibacteriia bacterium genome harbors these coding sequences:
- a CDS encoding monovalent cation/H+ antiporter complex subunit F produces the protein MVFLSVITIIIGFALILPLYRVLRGPTVYDRMVGVTVAGTKTVILICLAGFLYGRIDMFVDIAIAYAMLNFVGALVVGKYLERSGTGGR, from the coding sequence GTGGTCTTCCTGAGCGTGATCACGATCATCATCGGATTCGCGCTGATCCTGCCCCTGTACCGGGTGCTGCGCGGCCCCACGGTCTACGACCGCATGGTCGGCGTCACGGTGGCGGGGACCAAGACCGTCATCCTGATCTGCCTGGCCGGCTTCCTCTACGGGCGCATCGACATGTTCGTGGACATCGCGATCGCCTACGCCATGCTGAACTTCGTGGGCGCGCTCGTGGTGGGAAAGTACCTGGAACGCTCCGGCACGGGAGGCCGCTGA
- a CDS encoding hydrogenase subunit MbhD domain-containing protein: MSEVLIAFFFFLAAVAAVVALRVKDLLAAAVVLSLFSFLAALLYVSLGAVDVGFNEAVLGAGVTGVLFVVAIFNTQRKSRD; encoded by the coding sequence ATGAGCGAAGTCCTGATCGCGTTCTTCTTCTTCCTGGCGGCCGTGGCGGCCGTGGTGGCGCTGCGGGTCAAGGACCTGCTGGCGGCCGCCGTCGTGCTCAGCCTGTTCAGCTTCCTGGCCGCACTCCTGTACGTGTCGCTCGGCGCGGTCGACGTGGGCTTCAACGAAGCCGTGCTCGGAGCCGGCGTGACCGGCGTGCTGTTCGTGGTGGCGATCTTCAACACCCAACGCAAGTCCCGCGACTGA
- a CDS encoding Na+/H+ antiporter subunit E yields MQPPATRSRGTTRHTVLLVVVLAVLWMAFSGKTDVVHLSYGVLSIVLVVLLSRNLVIAHREPVENQYIGRLHWLRVITYTFWLIAQIIVANVQVTILILRPGPPVKPALIHFRTGMKSSLAKTVLGNSITLTPGTFTLHIRDDHFLVHTIHENLAGGLLDGTMPRKVAALFGEELPDDIEATLLDDPDAVREEVERWSS; encoded by the coding sequence ATGCAACCACCTGCCACCCGAAGCCGCGGCACCACGCGCCACACGGTGCTCCTGGTCGTCGTCCTGGCCGTTCTCTGGATGGCCTTCTCGGGCAAGACCGACGTCGTCCATCTCTCGTACGGGGTGCTGTCGATCGTCCTGGTGGTCCTGCTGTCGCGCAACCTGGTGATCGCACACCGGGAACCCGTCGAGAACCAGTACATCGGCCGCCTCCACTGGCTCCGGGTGATCACCTACACCTTCTGGCTCATCGCCCAGATCATCGTCGCCAACGTGCAGGTCACCATCCTGATCCTGCGACCGGGCCCGCCGGTGAAGCCCGCCCTGATCCACTTCCGCACGGGCATGAAGAGCTCGCTGGCCAAGACGGTCCTGGGCAACTCGATCACGCTGACACCGGGAACCTTCACGCTGCACATCCGCGACGACCATTTCCTCGTGCACACGATCCACGAGAACCTGGCCGGTGGCCTGCTCGACGGCACCATGCCGCGCAAGGTGGCCGCCCTGTTCGGCGAGGAACTGCCCGACGACATCGAAGCGACGCTGCTGGACGACCCGGACGCCGTCCGAGAGGAGGTCGAACGGTGGTCTTCCTGA
- the mnhG gene encoding monovalent cation/H(+) antiporter subunit G: MLEWISYALIAVGTGTVLVGSVGVNRLPDFFTRSHASGKPDTLGLMLVMTGLAFYEGVDLSTAKLLLIVVLVAVANPAAAHALGRAAILNRQVPWLRRDRSNG; this comes from the coding sequence ATGCTCGAGTGGATCTCCTACGCCCTGATCGCGGTGGGCACGGGGACGGTTCTGGTGGGCAGCGTGGGCGTGAACCGCCTGCCGGACTTCTTCACGCGCTCGCACGCCTCGGGCAAGCCCGACACCCTCGGCCTGATGCTGGTCATGACCGGCCTGGCCTTCTACGAGGGCGTCGATCTGAGCACGGCGAAGCTGCTGCTGATCGTGGTGCTGGTGGCCGTGGCCAATCCCGCTGCCGCCCATGCCCTGGGACGCGCAGCGATCCTGAACCGTCAGGTGCCGTGGCTGCGCCGGGATCGGAGCAACGGATGA